The nucleotide sequence AAGATGAAGGTTTGTTACCTGTCACTCTGTTGGTAAAGTCTGCAGCATCTATGCTATCATCCCATCCGTAAATTACGATAGAATGATTTGGATCTGCATAATCATCACTTACAGTGGTAAACATCAGGTTCTCACTGTTTGTTCTGTAAGCAGTTGCACTTGAAACGCTCATATCCATATAAGTATCAATGACTGCTGCACCATACTTATATATAAGACCCTTAATTGCTGCTACATCATTAATAGGGGCCCATGCCGCTCCGTTTAACTGACCCTTTATTCCGTTAACCGATGTGGAATTTGCCAGCACAAAAGTTGCCAGTGCTGCATTTCCGTAGCCAAACTCTTCTGTTTTATCACTGGTTCTGTCCTTATTGAATAACCCCAGCGGATCAGTAGGATCATCATAAAGTGCAGATACAAGATCTGCAGCAGATCCGTCAGCCGCTGCAAGCATTGCGGAATATGCCCATTCATGTGATTCATTTTCACTCTGAACCGCTTCATAAAGACTTCCTGTAAATTTACTCTTTCCTGACCATTCAGAACTGTCTACCTTATAGGTATATTCTGACGGAAAGCTGAAACTTACCGGTCTCGAACCATCACTCTGAGTTGGAAGATCATCTTCCGATACAGATGCTGAATCTTCTTCGTCTGATGAACTTTCTTCAACTTCCTCATCACTGTTATTTACCGAATCAGTTGCCTCAGTATTTAAGCTTTCATCAGCGGTATCTTCTGTTGCCATTATTGGCATGGTAAACAGCCCAGACACCATTGCCATCGTCATAAGAGCGGCTATGCCTTTTCTGTAATGCCTAGCTATCATTCCCTTCGCTCCTCCATTTTTAAAATCCCTGTTAAACCATATTAAGCTTTCTATAAGCTCGTTTTTAAACATTGACCTACTCTCCTAAATCATACCACTTTAAACCTTTGTATTTAAACCCCTTTTGCTTGATTTTTTTTAAGAAGTGCTCTCATGCCGCTTCACACAATGGACACAAGAGTTGCATTTTTTTGTATACATTGATAAAATATTACAAAACTGTTTCTTTTCGAACGTATATTCCCTGATGACCAGCTTTATAATAAAAAAAATTTCAGAGATACTTCAGACCCCGGAACCCCCACGTCACATGAAAGGTTCTACTTAGTGCTGCTTCGTTCCCGACCTGACACGGTTCATAGATTTCCATTGCGTGGGACCGGAGCCTGAAGTATCTCTGAAAAAGATACCTTGAAATTATAACTTTTGAAACTTCTTCTGTCAACCTTCTTCGATAATTCATCGCTGTCCGGTATCCAGAATGTCAGGTTTTTGTCACTCCCATAGCTGAGCTTAGCTGTTTATACTGAAGATTGATCTTCTCGAAATCAGCCATTATCTCATCTCTCCTGGTCACGGCATGCTCCATGATCTCTTCCTTATCTCCGCAAAATGCCATTACTATCTTTCGCTGAAATTTATTATGATCCATCTCATTCGTTACGATCGCAGCAATGGTAGCCGCCGGTTTTACACTATCAACATTTCCGCTCATTGCTATATCTGCAATCCGCTCCGAAAGCTGTAATATTTTATCATTCATAGTCATATCCGGCGCTTCCATTTGGTTCGGTATGCCTGATCCGTCTATGCGCTCATGATGTCTCGCGATTATATCACAGATCTCCGGATCAATCCTGTTCCTTAAAAGGTCATCCGCAGTCTCAAGGTGCCTGCAGAATTTCTTTATATCAGACTCTTCCTTTAGGTTTGCCGGATTCCTGAGCTCCTTAGGAACCTTTGACAGTCCTATGTCATGCAGCAGACCTGCATAGTGAAGCTTTTCGATATCTTCCTCTGTGATCCCGTCAAGGCGTCTGGCTATCTGCTCAGCCACATCCATGCAGATGATTGCCTCCCCCGCCCTTCTGGATTCCGACAGTGCCATTATATATACCAGCAGTTCCAGCATCTTTTCCTTGTCTTCATCGGCAAACATCACCTTTTTGAAGGACTCGTAAAGCTCGTCAAGATATTCACCGCTGTCGAGCATTTCAAACATATCATATCTTCTTGCAGCGATATCCAATAGATTAAAGGGAAGCTCAGAAAATTTACTGCCTATATATCGTCTCAGATTATTTGTATTGAACTTTTTGCCCTTTATGCTCCTGAAATGCTCTATCATTCCTGCCAGATTTAATATATTTGCGACATTTTTATACTGGAAATTTATATTTTTAAGCTTTGTATGATCAACATGACTGTATAGGATTATTTTAGAAAGCTGCTCATAGGGCGTTAAGCTCTTCATGAAAAGGTAACCATATATTGAATGCGGCAGGGGCTCTTCAAACTCATACTGCAGGCTCTCAACTCCCTGCTCTACCCTGTACGCACCAATATCATGAAGCGCAACAACAAATGTAATCTCTGCGAGCTCAAAATCCTCATATTTCCCGGAGGCCTTAAGCATGGCATAAACCATGAACGCAGTCCTGCAGCTATGGCCCATGACTTTGCTGTCTATTAACTTTAATGTGCCAACTATAAGCTGACACACATCCTCGCTGCGAATAACCTGTCCCACTTTTCCCCCAAATTACATGTTTCAAACAAAAATTTTCAGAAATTATTTCTCTATATACATGAACATTTTATCACGAAAAAGTTAAGCATTCCATAGTTTTACTCTTTCAAAAGAGAATGTTTCAAAGAAAAAACTTCATAGGAGTATAAATGATCCCACTGTTTTTCTGAACCTTTGCCGTATCCGTAAATCCCATCTTATGATAGAATTCCACAGCATACGGAGAAGAATCCACAGTAGTGTAAGTCTGCCCCTTCTGTGTGAGCAGATAATCACATAAATATTTTATGAGTGCAGATGCTATTCCCTGCCTCTGGCAGTTCTCATCTACAAAAAGAAGTGATATATGATTGCGGTTTCGCACTGAAATTATGCCAAGCACCCTGTCTGCCTCATCAAAGCAGCCAAACATGACATATTCGCCCTGTCTGAACATTTTATAAAGACTGTCTGCAGTAATAAATCTTCGAAAGTTTTCTATTCCCTCGCTGCTGTACACATCAGCTTCAAACTTAAGAAAAACTCTCCATACCATAGCCATAGCCAGGTTCCACTCGGTTGCCTTCACGGCACGAATAGTTCTCATATGATTACCCCCTCACAAGATCCTCAAATGTGATACTAAACGAAATCCAGTCCTTTATTATAAGAAAACCCGCAGTCAATACGGGTTTTCTATAGTTTTAACCAAAAAGATTCTTAAAGAAACTTACGATCTTATCTCCGACTCCCTTGAAGAATGATTTAACAACAGATCCTGCTATTGCAGACTTATTTTTTTCAAGAGCATTCGCAAGATCTTCACCTGTTATATTATCTCCAAGCTCCTGATAAATGCTTGCTGCCTGATCTATAAGGGTATCATAATCAAGGCCGAGATCGTTGATCTTCTCCATAAGACTTACTATTTTAGATATTTCATCATCTGAAAGTTCGATCTTTGTAGATTTTCCACTGTTGTAGTCTGCTATAGCGGCGCGCACTGCCTCTTCTATTGCTTCTTTGCTGGAAAGATCTCTCTTGGCGATCTCCTGCTTTATAAAGCTTAAAAGTGCCTCAACTTCTTCACTGGATGCTCCGTTCGCAGCTGCAGCAGCCTCTTCAAGCTCTCCTGTAGTTACAAGCTCATCAAGTGAAGTATCCAAGGCCTGTGTATCAAGGCTTGTATCTGTCATCTGGGCATAGGCTTTAAGCGCTCCTATCAAAGCTGCAGTTCCTGAGATCGATGTAGGAGCTGCAACGATTATGTCTGCATCTTCAACACCGGCAGTAATAAGAGCATTCTGATACATTCCTTCTGTGCAGTAATTGATATTGTGTGTCACAACATTGATCCCATGTCCGCTTTCAGCAGGCTTAACCAGTACTGAAGAAAGTGACTTTGTACCTATTACAGATGAACTGATATAACTGTCAAGATACTGGTGTTCCTCTGAATTAGTTACATTTACTACATTATAACCCGAAATATCAGTCCCGGAAAGTCCCATCAGGCTCATTACAGTTGCAAGCTGGGAACTTGTGAGATCCGCTCCAACAGCCAGATATATCTGTGATTTGTCAACAGTATCGCCGGTCTCCGCGGACTCAGTGCTGTCTCCCGAATTATCTGCTGCTTCCGTTCCGTCTCCCCAGGTAATGTTCTGCACATCTTTTGCAGACACAGCTGATGCGGGCATTACGCAGAGTATTCCCGCAAGAATGCAAGCAAGTATTCTTTTCATAATTCTCCTCGTTCTTTTCACATCATCGTCTTTTTCATAAATCCGATGATGTCCATCATTACATCAAATCTGTCTCGTTCCTTATAGATTTCGTGCCGGTCATTATTATATATTTTTACATCGACATTATTAAGCCCAATGTTTGTATATGAATCAGCCGCTTTCTTAACTCCGACTCCGAAATCACCCACTGGGTCATCAGCTCCGGATACAATAAAAAGAGGAAGATCCTTTGGTATTTTCTGCATCCGGACTGAATCTTGTGATCTTGCCACAAGTGTGATCAGGGTATGATAACCATTTACGCTGAATTCGTGTCCGCTAAGGGGGTCGTTCGCATTTTCTTTTCTTGACTCCGGTCTAGAGCACGACCATTCAAAAGGATATTCATGGTTTGGAGACATCTTAGAATAGCGGCCCAGAGCACAATAGCTCAAGAAACGGCTGACATATCTGTCTCCATGAATTGCCCTTAAAAATGTTGTTATGCATCCCCCGGCCCATAAAGCAGCAGGAGAGACCGTTCCACTTCCCATGATCACAGCACCATTGATTCCGCTGCCATACATTTCAATATAATTTCTTATAAGAAAAGATCCCATCGAATGTCCCATTACGAAAACAGGAAGATCTATGTTTTCTGCCTGAATAAGTTTTTTCAGTCTGTGCACATCTCTGACTACCACAGTTGCAGGATCCTGCTCACAGAAATATCCGAAATCCTTTTCATCTGTAACAGTTTTTCCATGTCCGAGCATATCCGCCCCGGCAACGACTATTCCCTGCTCTGCCAGAAATTCAGCTATTTCACTGTATCTGCCAATATGTTCGCCCATTCCGTGCGCTATTATAAGGCAGGCTTTTTTTTCTCCTGAAGGGCTGTATTTTACAGCATGTATCTTCGTCCTCATGTCTCGTGAATCAAATGTAAATTCCTCTTTCAGAACCATATAGTCCCACCCCTTTATATTATATTAAAACACTTTTCACCACAGTTTTTATCCTGCAGCAAAAAGTGTTTTCAATCTCCCGTTCTATATATCAGCCAACTTCAGCGCCGCTCTCCACGTCATGTTCAACTGTCATGAGCGCAAGATCACCCTTGCTGTCCATTGCTGAAAGGATCATTCCCTCAGACATCATTCCGGCCATCTTTCTCGGTTTTAGATTAAGTACCGCCATTACTTTCTTTCCGACAAGTTTTTCCGGCTCCGGATAATATTTCTGAATTCCTGAAAGGATCTGTTTCTCTTCATCTCCGAATTTAAGCTTGAAGCAAAGAAGCTTTTCTGATTTCTCAACCTTACTGCAGCTTAAAACCTCACCTATTCTGAAATCGCATTTAGCAAAATCATCTATGGTAATAAAGCCTTTATCCTCAGACTTTTCAGACTCTTTCTTCTCTTCCTTCTTCTCATTCTTTGCATTGGCCTTTGCCTGGGCAGCCTCAAGCTCAGCAACCTTCTTCATAATGTCGTCAAGCTTAACTCTTGCAAAAAGTGTTTCCGGAGCTTCTGTAACCTTTGTTCCGTTTGCGATTTTGCCTGCCTTATCAAGGTCTGCAAAATCAGCCTTGGCGCTGTTTAATTCCTTAAAGATCTTTTCTGCTGTTTCAGGCAGGAATGACTCTAAGAGCGAAGCGCCTATGGTTATGCAATCTGCAAGGTTGTAAAGAACTGTTGAAAGTCTGTCAGCCTTTGCCTCATCCTTTGCAAGTACCCACGGCTCTGTCTCATCAATATATTTATTGCAGCGTTTGAACAGATTGAAGATATGTGTAAGAGCATCGGCAACACGAAGTCCTGCCATATCCTTGACTACGATATCCCTTGTTCCGAGAACTGTAGCATAGAGGTCCTTATCAACATCTTCCTCAGCGCCTCTGTTCTCAAGAACGCCTCCGAAATACTGGTTTGTCATTGAAACAGTACGTTTAACGAGGTTACCAAGAGTATTTGCAAGATCTGAGTTAAAACGCTCCACCATGAGTTCCCAGGAAATGACACCGTCTGTCTCGAATGGCATCTCATGAAGCACAAAATAACGTACTGCATCTACACCAAACATATCGGCCATATCGTCCGCATATATTACATTTCCCTTTGATTTACTCATTTTTCCGCCTTCCTGAAGAAGCCAGGGATGACCAAATACCTGCTTCGGAAGCGGCAGATCAAGTGCCATAAGGAATATAGGCCAGTAAATCGTATGGAATCTTATGATATCCTTACCTATAAGATGAAGGTCTGCAGGCCAGAATCTCTTGAAGAGCTCTCCGTCCTCGCCGTCACACTCATATCCGATACCTGTGATATAGTTTACGAGCGCATCAAGCCATACATATACAACGTGCTTAGGATCGAAATCAACTGGGATTCCCCATGTAAACGAAGTTCTCGATACACAGAGATCCTGAAGTCCGGGCTTGAGGAAGTTATTCATCATCTCATTCTTTCTCTGCTCCGGCTGAATAAATTCAGGATGATCCTCTATATATTTGATAAGCTTGTCAGCATATTTGCTCATCTTGAAGAAATATGCCTCTTCGTGTGCCGGCTTTACCGGACGTCCGCAATCCGGACATTTACCGTCTACAAGCTGTGACTTTGTCCAGAAAGACTCACAGGGTGTGCAGTACATTCCTTCGTAAGCACCCTTATAAATATCGCCCTTATCATAGAGCTTCTTAAATATCTTCTTAACCTGTCTCTCATGGTCTTCATCCGTAGTCCTGATAAATCTGTCATAGGATGTGTTCATTAGATCCCAGATCCTCTTTATCTCACCTGATGCTCTGTCTACGAACTGCTTAGGTGTAATCCCTTCATCCGCTGCCTTGAGCTCTACCTTCTGACCATGTTCATCTGTTCCTGTCTGGAAGTGAACATCAAAGCCTTCCTCACGCTTAAATCTGGCGATTGCATCTGCAAGTACGATTTCGTAAGTATTGCCTATATGAGGCTTTCCCGATGCATAAGCGATCGCGGTCGTAATGTAATAGGGTTTCTTTTCTGTCATTTTAGTGTCTCCATTTTCCCTGCCAAATGTGAGCAGTCTTTTATATATCTATGATAAAAAAAGTCATATTTTTAAAGCTAGCACAGATAGCCTGTCATGTCAAACTTTCTGTATCCCATCGGCAGCGTAAATTTGTACTCGGAAATTTGAAAATAGAAAATCCTTATGCACTCAGATATGATATTAGATGCATATAGATTGTATCATGTTTTTCTTGTTTTAAAAAGCCCTTTATGACAAATATTTTAAATTTGACGGGGAAAGGTCGGAACGTATCCAACGAAACACAAGAACCCGACTTTCCGTCGAACTCCGCTTTAACTCCGACATAGTGCCACAGGCGATTCGTTCAAGACTAAGAGCTCTTCGCCTGTGGCACAAGTCTGCGTAAAAAGCTGATTTCGCCGGGCGGGTTCAAATGATGTTTCTTTTGGATACGTTCCACCTTTCCCCTGGCTTTTTCTATTTCAGGGTTCAATAAATAAGCCCTCGCAGTTTTGAAGGGTAATGTAACCTTTACCGCATGTCTTTAGTTCTAAAACCTTGATTTTAAGGAAGTCAAAATAGATAAAAATTCCATGAAGCTGTCTTAAGCCTTAGGAAATTCGGCAACGACATATACAGTACAAGTGCTGTCACATCCACAGAGCCACTTTGAGCTGGGGTGGGGCAGTTGCATTTCGCTTACCATCAAAAGTAAACGGGGTGGGCGAAAAGTGGCTCTGCAATGTTAAACCTACATCTTCAGTTTTTCATTTCAAGGTTCATCTGAGACTTTTCCATGGATCATGTTTTCATACCTCACCTGGCACTATATTTTGCTGATACGTGACGATCATCCCTGGCTCAAATAGCTCAAACTATCACTATCAAAATTTCAATTTGCCATTAAGTTGGAAACTTAGTCTTTTACTGCTTTGTACTGATATACTTGAGCGGATACTTTCAGCATATTTGCCATATTCGATCAGTGATTTACTCCTGTCAGTTCGCTCTGAATTTAGCATTGCCCGTGCACTAAGAACTACTTCTTCGGCTCCTGCAGCCATGGGGATTTCTTTCCTCTGAAACCTTGCCAGTTCCAGCATATCTCCACCATTATAATAATACTCACGCAAGCGAGCCATCTTGGATCCGCCTAACCTGCACCATCCCATCGGCAACGTACTCATCCTCTTGGACAGTACATGGCAGACATGTCCCTCTGCACTGCAGGCTACAACTCCTTCTGATTTTTTTAACCGGTACTTTGCCGCAGTCCAGTTTGAAGAAATATATGACGCTGCAGAATCAATCCTCTGAACTACTGCTTCCGAAGTGGTACAGTTTTTAAGCTTTTCTACTACCTCAAAGAAATCAGATTTTTTTCCATCCCGTATGGCTGCCATTACTTCTGATCTTGCATCATCTTCAGAATCTTTTGTATGCTGAATAAGTTTGCTAACGTACTTTGATATATGGAATTCATCAAGAACAAATGTAACATCCGCAAGCCCTCTGTAACCTGACTTGATCCATGTTCCTCCATCAGAGTTGACATATATTTTCTTTATTGCACTTGTATCATACTTGTTTTCTATGTAATCAAATACCTCTTTCCAGAGCTGCTTATTATCCTCTTCACTGCCACGACAGAAATAGTGGGTATTTATTAAATGATTCCGTTTGCTTTTAGGACTAACAGGCTCTATACCCTCAAATACATATATGATCTTATTGATTGCACCGTTCAGTTTTCTTCCAACAGAATTATATTTCAGGTCTCCCCGACTGGACTGGAACTGAAGATGATAATGGTCTTCGTCTGCATCAATATAGAGGTATTCTACTATACGCTTTTGCTCCGGTATCTGGAAGTTTTTCGGAAAGCGTGTACTGTGCAGTATATTTTTTACTGCAGCTTTTGTAACACCTTCTCTGGCAGTTGCTTCCTCACCTGCTTTTTGATACGAGGTGAGCGCTGCTTCTTTGTATATTTTTGCTGTGACATCTTCTGTCATGGCTTGATTTGGACTCAGCCCGAGAACCTTATCCAAAAGATAGCATTCCAGATATTTCCCGTTTTCATCTGTTTCAAATTTTGATGTATAAAGGGTCTTGTTTACAATGACCTCTCCTAATGACGTAAGGATCTTTTTGGAATCTCCTTTATGCTCAACATACCAGTTGTTTTTGCGCTCAGGCATATCCTTAATCAGCTGGTTCATTTCCTGCAGAGTATCCTGTATGAACCGTCTTCCAAGCTCCTGGACTTCTTCCTGCACGTTTAATACAAAGTATGCCAGGTCAGTTGTATCTTTGTAAAGATTGAGTTTGGTGTTGAAAAGATTTTTGATGCAGTCATACATAAAATAGCGTATAATGTTTTCCATAAAGAGAACATCCTCCTTAATGATATTTGTGTCACAAGCTAATATCATATCACACGTCAGGATGTTCTTTTTTCTTTTCTATTCAATTTTCCGAGGGAAATTTTACGCTAACGTATCCCATCAGTATCTCATCCCTGTACGGTCGCCTTAGTTTTTTCAAACTTCTTAAAAAGAAATGGATACGCTGCCATGACCATAAATGAAAGTAAAAAGCTTCCGGCAAAAACTCCCCAGTGCTCATCCAACATCTCTAATGCCGGCGTGATGCCTTTCCTTACAAGCAGTATCAGCATAAGACCAATAAAAGCTCTTATAATAAGTAACTTCTTCATTCCCTTTTCAGAAAAATTTATATATTTTTCTTCTATATATATTCCTATGACAGCACCGTTCAGAAGTCCTATGATCTGAAAACTGTCTGACTGCATCTCATAAGGATCTGTAAGGAGGTTTCCGGATACATCATAGGCCAGCGGATAAGTTTTAAGGCTTATGTATAAAATAACTGCTATACTGATGATCAATGTTATCCATATAAACCTGAACCTCCATTTCTCATCATTTAATATAAGAGGAAGGATTTTCAGCGATATAAATAAAGAAATAACTCCGACTAAGGCTCCTGCCAGCACGTCCTGAGGCGTATGCACTCCCAGATAATTTCTCGAAAACATGGTAAGAGCGATCATCAAAAGTGAAAACCCTGCGAGTATTTTATTTTTCTTTTTAAGCATCAGAGCAGCTGAACCATACTCTGCTGCTGCCCCCGCACTGTGCCCGCTGGGAAAAGAATAGCCCGTAGCAGTCTTGATCGCTTTTGCATCAGCTATGATCCTTGAATCCCTTACCCATGGTCTGTATATACAGGCTGTCATTTTCAGGCATTCATTTATCATAGAGCCAAAAGCTGTCGGAAACATAAGCGCTATCCCTGCCTTTTTGTCTACACACCAGTAGATCAAAAATATGATCGCCAGCATATATTTGATTGCAAAATCCGAAATTATATTCATTATAGGAGTTATAAACGTTCCGTATGTATTTCTGAAATCCTGCAGGACAAGTAAATAATCTATATCCATCTTTTATTCCTTTTTATAAAAATTTATCTCTATATCTTCTAGTATAAATAGGCCCTATAAGAGCGTCAAACGAAAATAATGTGAACCCGGCTCTTTATTTAGGACAATTTTTTCCGATATAACTATTGACATTATGAAAAATCATGGTATATTAATAACAGTAATCATTACTATTATCAATAACCAACAAGCTTAATGCTTGAACTTATGGAGATTTATTTATGGCATTAAAGTTCAGTAAACAGCGAGAGGCTATCAGAAAAACATTAGAGGGACGTACAGATCATCCTACAGCAGATATGATTTATGCGGAGATGAGAAAAGAGTTCCCACGCATCAGTCTCGGTACCGTCTACAGAAACCTTATACTTCTTTCGGATTTAGGAGAGATCCAAAGGCTTAAAGTTGGCGATGGTGTCGATCATTTCGACCCGAATACCGATGAGCATTATCACCTTATATGTGAAAAATGCGGCGCTGTCAGTGACATAATGCTTCATCTTGACTTAGACTCCTTGGCTCAGGAGCAGTCAGACGGGATCATCCATGGACACAA is from Lachnospiraceae bacterium C1.1 and encodes:
- a CDS encoding HD domain-containing protein codes for the protein MGQVIRSEDVCQLIVGTLKLIDSKVMGHSCRTAFMVYAMLKASGKYEDFELAEITFVVALHDIGAYRVEQGVESLQYEFEEPLPHSIYGYLFMKSLTPYEQLSKIILYSHVDHTKLKNINFQYKNVANILNLAGMIEHFRSIKGKKFNTNNLRRYIGSKFSELPFNLLDIAARRYDMFEMLDSGEYLDELYESFKKVMFADEDKEKMLELLVYIMALSESRRAGEAIICMDVAEQIARRLDGITEEDIEKLHYAGLLHDIGLSKVPKELRNPANLKEESDIKKFCRHLETADDLLRNRIDPEICDIIARHHERIDGSGIPNQMEAPDMTMNDKILQLSERIADIAMSGNVDSVKPAATIAAIVTNEMDHNKFQRKIVMAFCGDKEEIMEHAVTRRDEIMADFEKINLQYKQLSSAMGVTKT
- a CDS encoding GNAT family N-acetyltransferase → MRTIRAVKATEWNLAMAMVWRVFLKFEADVYSSEGIENFRRFITADSLYKMFRQGEYVMFGCFDEADRVLGIISVRNRNHISLLFVDENCQRQGIASALIKYLCDYLLTQKGQTYTTVDSSPYAVEFYHKMGFTDTAKVQKNSGIIYTPMKFFL
- a CDS encoding DUF1002 domain-containing protein, whose amino-acid sequence is MKRILACILAGILCVMPASAVSAKDVQNITWGDGTEAADNSGDSTESAETGDTVDKSQIYLAVGADLTSSQLATVMSLMGLSGTDISGYNVVNVTNSEEHQYLDSYISSSVIGTKSLSSVLVKPAESGHGINVVTHNINYCTEGMYQNALITAGVEDADIIVAAPTSISGTAALIGALKAYAQMTDTSLDTQALDTSLDELVTTGELEEAAAAANGASSEEVEALLSFIKQEIAKRDLSSKEAIEEAVRAAIADYNSGKSTKIELSDDEISKIVSLMEKINDLGLDYDTLIDQAASIYQELGDNITGEDLANALEKNKSAIAGSVVKSFFKGVGDKIVSFFKNLFG
- a CDS encoding alpha/beta fold hydrolase, which codes for MVLKEEFTFDSRDMRTKIHAVKYSPSGEKKACLIIAHGMGEHIGRYSEIAEFLAEQGIVVAGADMLGHGKTVTDEKDFGYFCEQDPATVVVRDVHRLKKLIQAENIDLPVFVMGHSMGSFLIRNYIEMYGSGINGAVIMGSGTVSPAALWAGGCITTFLRAIHGDRYVSRFLSYCALGRYSKMSPNHEYPFEWSCSRPESRKENANDPLSGHEFSVNGYHTLITLVARSQDSVRMQKIPKDLPLFIVSGADDPVGDFGVGVKKAADSYTNIGLNNVDVKIYNNDRHEIYKERDRFDVMMDIIGFMKKTMM
- the metG gene encoding methionine--tRNA ligase, which encodes MTEKKPYYITTAIAYASGKPHIGNTYEIVLADAIARFKREEGFDVHFQTGTDEHGQKVELKAADEGITPKQFVDRASGEIKRIWDLMNTSYDRFIRTTDEDHERQVKKIFKKLYDKGDIYKGAYEGMYCTPCESFWTKSQLVDGKCPDCGRPVKPAHEEAYFFKMSKYADKLIKYIEDHPEFIQPEQRKNEMMNNFLKPGLQDLCVSRTSFTWGIPVDFDPKHVVYVWLDALVNYITGIGYECDGEDGELFKRFWPADLHLIGKDIIRFHTIYWPIFLMALDLPLPKQVFGHPWLLQEGGKMSKSKGNVIYADDMADMFGVDAVRYFVLHEMPFETDGVISWELMVERFNSDLANTLGNLVKRTVSMTNQYFGGVLENRGAEEDVDKDLYATVLGTRDIVVKDMAGLRVADALTHIFNLFKRCNKYIDETEPWVLAKDEAKADRLSTVLYNLADCITIGASLLESFLPETAEKIFKELNSAKADFADLDKAGKIANGTKVTEAPETLFARVKLDDIMKKVAELEAAQAKANAKNEKKEEKKESEKSEDKGFITIDDFAKCDFRIGEVLSCSKVEKSEKLLCFKLKFGDEEKQILSGIQKYYPEPEKLVGKKVMAVLNLKPRKMAGMMSEGMILSAMDSKGDLALMTVEHDVESGAEVG
- a CDS encoding ISLre2 family transposase encodes the protein MENIIRYFMYDCIKNLFNTKLNLYKDTTDLAYFVLNVQEEVQELGRRFIQDTLQEMNQLIKDMPERKNNWYVEHKGDSKKILTSLGEVIVNKTLYTSKFETDENGKYLECYLLDKVLGLSPNQAMTEDVTAKIYKEAALTSYQKAGEEATAREGVTKAAVKNILHSTRFPKNFQIPEQKRIVEYLYIDADEDHYHLQFQSSRGDLKYNSVGRKLNGAINKIIYVFEGIEPVSPKSKRNHLINTHYFCRGSEEDNKQLWKEVFDYIENKYDTSAIKKIYVNSDGGTWIKSGYRGLADVTFVLDEFHISKYVSKLIQHTKDSEDDARSEVMAAIRDGKKSDFFEVVEKLKNCTTSEAVVQRIDSAASYISSNWTAAKYRLKKSEGVVACSAEGHVCHVLSKRMSTLPMGWCRLGGSKMARLREYYYNGGDMLELARFQRKEIPMAAGAEEVVLSARAMLNSERTDRSKSLIEYGKYAESIRSSISVQSSKRLSFQLNGKLKF
- a CDS encoding phosphatase PAP2 family protein translates to MDIDYLLVLQDFRNTYGTFITPIMNIISDFAIKYMLAIIFLIYWCVDKKAGIALMFPTAFGSMINECLKMTACIYRPWVRDSRIIADAKAIKTATGYSFPSGHSAGAAAEYGSAALMLKKKNKILAGFSLLMIALTMFSRNYLGVHTPQDVLAGALVGVISLFISLKILPLILNDEKWRFRFIWITLIISIAVILYISLKTYPLAYDVSGNLLTDPYEMQSDSFQIIGLLNGAVIGIYIEEKYINFSEKGMKKLLIIRAFIGLMLILLVRKGITPALEMLDEHWGVFAGSFLLSFMVMAAYPFLFKKFEKTKATVQG
- a CDS encoding transcriptional repressor, translating into MALKFSKQREAIRKTLEGRTDHPTADMIYAEMRKEFPRISLGTVYRNLILLSDLGEIQRLKVGDGVDHFDPNTDEHYHLICEKCGAVSDIMLHLDLDSLAQEQSDGIIHGHKAYFYGLCKKCAEKAD